Proteins encoded in a region of the Phormidium ambiguum IAM M-71 genome:
- a CDS encoding lysophospholipid acyltransferase family protein, which translates to MYSDPLLISQLLLAATNTKLFIHHQNRIPPSGPMLVVSNHRSFMDAPLLMSAVGRPIRFACHHYMGQVPVMRDLITRLGCFPLEENGKPQKKFFQQAIRLFETQQVVGLFPEGTRPMVEFTQPETMGEFHKGFAHLALRVPVEGLSILPVAIASVEEVVSSAVPLKLLSWFDRSEPLFNKDGWHPLVVYQRVHVLIGRPYWITSLHKEKFSGKQMKTAVTELIDYCQTEISELLRQGCN; encoded by the coding sequence ATGTATTCAGATCCATTGTTAATTTCACAATTACTGCTAGCAGCGACAAATACTAAGCTGTTTATTCACCATCAGAATCGGATTCCTCCTTCAGGACCGATGTTAGTGGTGAGCAATCATCGTAGTTTTATGGATGCACCATTACTCATGTCAGCAGTAGGTCGTCCAATTCGCTTTGCTTGTCATCATTACATGGGACAAGTACCTGTAATGCGGGATTTAATTACCAGGTTAGGGTGTTTTCCTTTGGAAGAAAATGGAAAACCACAAAAGAAGTTTTTCCAACAAGCAATTCGTTTGTTTGAGACACAGCAAGTCGTGGGTTTATTTCCCGAAGGGACACGACCAATGGTAGAGTTTACCCAACCGGAAACAATGGGTGAATTTCACAAGGGTTTTGCTCACTTAGCGTTGAGGGTTCCTGTGGAAGGATTGTCTATTTTACCAGTAGCGATCGCTTCTGTGGAAGAGGTTGTCAGTTCAGCTGTACCATTGAAGTTGTTAAGCTGGTTCGATCGATCGGAACCATTGTTTAATAAAGATGGTTGGCATCCTTTAGTAGTTTATCAGCGAGTTCATGTATTAATCGGTCGTCCTTATTGGATTACTTCTTTGCATAAGGAAAAATTCTCAGGAAAACAGATGAAAACAGCCGTTACTGAATTAATAGATTACTGCCAAACTGAAATTAGTGAACTATTGCGTCAAGGCTGTAATTAA
- the metG gene encoding methionine--tRNA ligase, with protein sequence MSYTNKDKKTFALTTPLYYVNDIPHVGSAYTTIAADVLARYQRMRGNSVLLITGNDEHGQKIQRAAEARGLPPQVHCDEIVSSFEKLWQKLNIQYDRFSRTTDDRHHTIVKEFFHRVWEAGDIYLSQQKGLYCVGCEEFKEERELLEGKRCSLHPNKEVEWRDEENYFFRLSKYQTQLEKLYHERPDFIQPETRRNEVINFVSQGLQDFSISRVNVDWGFPIPTDPKHTIYVWFDALLGYVTALLEPDDEPTLENALSKWWPIDLHLIGKDILRFHAIYWPAMLMSANIPLPERVFGHGFLTKDGQKISKSVGNTIDPIDLVDRYGADAVRYYFMKEIEFGKDGDFNEKNRFIPILNADLANDLGNLLNRTLRMVYKYCGGEVPDISGADIPKENPLKTIGLTLGTEVAQAYENLAFSSACEAVLNLIRTGNKYIDEQAPWTLYKNKNLPAVEQVLYSVLESVRLAAYLLSPIIPRISNDIYQQLGFETDFNDKTQLSTTANFNTHSSWGTLPGKQKLGEPRPVFQKLELSETTS encoded by the coding sequence ATGAGTTATACAAACAAAGATAAAAAAACCTTTGCTCTGACAACCCCCCTATATTACGTCAACGATATTCCTCACGTTGGTAGTGCTTATACAACGATCGCAGCGGATGTATTAGCTAGATACCAAAGAATGCGGGGAAATTCGGTGTTGTTAATTACCGGAAACGACGAACACGGACAGAAAATTCAACGCGCTGCTGAAGCTAGAGGATTACCACCCCAGGTACACTGTGATGAAATAGTTTCTTCTTTCGAGAAACTTTGGCAAAAGCTGAATATCCAGTACGATCGCTTTAGTCGCACTACAGACGATCGCCATCATACAATCGTCAAAGAATTTTTTCACCGAGTTTGGGAAGCAGGCGACATCTACCTGAGTCAACAAAAAGGTTTATATTGCGTAGGTTGTGAAGAATTTAAAGAAGAACGCGAACTTCTCGAAGGAAAACGTTGTTCCCTTCACCCGAACAAAGAAGTGGAGTGGCGCGACGAAGAAAACTACTTCTTCCGCCTTTCCAAATACCAAACTCAACTGGAGAAACTTTATCACGAACGACCAGACTTTATTCAACCAGAAACCCGTCGTAATGAAGTAATCAACTTTGTTAGTCAAGGTTTACAAGACTTCTCGATTTCGCGGGTTAATGTTGATTGGGGTTTTCCCATTCCCACAGACCCCAAACATACAATTTATGTCTGGTTTGATGCTTTACTAGGTTACGTTACCGCCCTTCTGGAACCGGATGATGAACCAACCTTAGAGAATGCTTTAAGTAAATGGTGGCCGATCGATTTACATTTGATTGGTAAAGACATTTTGCGATTTCACGCCATTTATTGGCCTGCAATGTTAATGTCAGCCAATATCCCTTTACCGGAAAGAGTGTTTGGGCATGGTTTTTTAACTAAAGATGGGCAGAAAATTAGTAAAAGTGTTGGTAATACGATCGATCCGATCGATTTAGTCGATCGCTACGGAGCCGACGCAGTTCGTTACTATTTTATGAAAGAAATTGAATTCGGTAAAGATGGCGACTTTAACGAAAAAAATCGCTTTATCCCCATTCTGAATGCTGACCTAGCCAACGACTTGGGTAACTTGCTCAATCGTACTTTGAGAATGGTATATAAATACTGCGGCGGCGAAGTTCCTGACATCAGTGGTGCAGATATTCCTAAAGAAAACCCATTAAAAACAATCGGTTTGACATTGGGTACAGAAGTTGCCCAAGCTTATGAAAATTTAGCCTTTAGCAGCGCTTGTGAAGCCGTGCTGAACTTGATTCGTACTGGCAACAAGTATATCGATGAACAAGCTCCTTGGACATTGTACAAAAATAAAAATCTGCCAGCAGTTGAGCAAGTGCTCTATTCTGTTCTAGAATCTGTCCGGTTGGCTGCTTATTTATTGTCGCCAATTATTCCCAGGATTAGCAATGACATCTATCAACAATTGGGCTTTGAGACAGATTTTAATGACAAAACTCAATTATCTACGACAGCCAACTTTAACACTCATAGTAGTTGGGGAACCTTACCAGGAAAACAAAAGTTAGGCGAACCTCGTCCGGTGTTTCAAAAATTGGAATTATCGGAAACTACTTCTTAA
- a CDS encoding NYN domain-containing protein, with product MLNNLEKDSLFTPEQVLENRGRVAIFIDGSNLFYAALQLGIEIDYTKLLCRLTAGSRLLRSFFYTGVDRTNEKQQGFLLWMRRNGYRVIAKDLVQLPDGSKKANLDVEIAVDMMALVGSYDTAVLVSGDGDLAYAVDAVSYRGVRVEVVSLRSMTSDSLINVADRYIDLENIKEDIQKTQRQGGYIYRPLSGIGLLDDEKDDD from the coding sequence ATGTTAAATAATCTAGAAAAAGACTCTTTATTCACGCCAGAACAAGTGCTGGAAAATCGAGGTCGAGTCGCCATTTTTATTGATGGTTCAAATTTATTCTATGCAGCATTGCAATTGGGAATTGAAATAGATTACACCAAGTTGTTGTGTAGATTAACAGCAGGTTCTCGATTGTTGCGATCGTTCTTTTATACTGGAGTCGATCGCACAAATGAAAAACAACAAGGTTTTTTATTGTGGATGCGCCGCAATGGTTATCGCGTCATCGCTAAAGACTTAGTGCAGTTACCAGATGGTTCTAAAAAAGCCAATTTAGATGTAGAAATTGCCGTTGATATGATGGCTTTAGTCGGGTCTTATGATACAGCAGTTTTAGTTAGCGGTGATGGCGATCTTGCTTATGCTGTAGATGCAGTTAGTTATCGCGGTGTGCGTGTAGAAGTTGTTAGTCTGCGTTCCATGACTAGCGATAGTTTAATCAACGTTGCCGATCGCTATATTGACCTAGAAAATATCAAAGAAGATATCCAGAAAACCCAGCGTCAAGGAGGATATATCTACCGACCTTTATCTGGTATTGGCTTATTAGATGACGAAAAAGACGACGATTAA
- the lptC gene encoding LPS export ABC transporter periplasmic protein LptC — MKVDKKIFLKLFSICLLCGTLACESEGRTAKKLAEDSRLAQEKALAKESDSNLTFNDVTLDKVNDAGRPLWKIKAKQAVYSNDKKDAKVQNPIGDLFQDGKVVYQVSGLTGEIKEDGKQMFLRGQIVATDMQNGVVLRGNELEWRPDEDLLIVRNQLTGTHKQAQASAQEARAFSRANRIEFMGQVVAKAIDPPLIMKTEKLFWQVQEQKMFSDRFVQIDRYNGQNITDRATGDRGDVDLKNKIAKLGKNGQITFTEPPMQIVSNAIIWNLNTKIVSSTQPVTIYQRKQQITLIANQGRVELTPQIAYLVGGVQGTGQKPPSNLRTDQMTWYLETQKFAAIGNVFYQQNDPPLTLNGPQAFGELKEQKIVITGNGDKAPVVTQIVPNSKGKGAGE, encoded by the coding sequence ATGAAAGTGGATAAAAAAATATTTCTTAAACTATTCTCGATCTGCTTATTATGCGGTACTTTAGCTTGTGAGTCTGAAGGAAGAACTGCCAAAAAGCTAGCTGAAGATAGTAGACTAGCGCAAGAAAAAGCATTAGCAAAAGAATCAGATAGTAATCTCACTTTTAATGACGTTACTTTAGATAAAGTAAATGATGCAGGTCGTCCTTTATGGAAAATAAAAGCCAAACAAGCAGTTTATAGTAACGATAAAAAAGATGCCAAAGTTCAAAATCCAATTGGGGATTTGTTTCAAGATGGTAAAGTAGTTTATCAAGTTAGCGGGTTAACGGGAGAAATTAAAGAAGATGGGAAACAAATGTTTCTCAGAGGACAAATAGTAGCAACTGATATGCAAAATGGCGTAGTTTTGCGCGGTAATGAATTAGAATGGCGACCAGACGAAGATCTTTTAATTGTACGTAATCAATTAACCGGAACTCATAAGCAAGCACAAGCATCCGCACAAGAAGCAAGGGCATTTAGTCGGGCTAACAGAATTGAATTTATGGGTCAAGTGGTGGCAAAAGCGATCGATCCACCATTAATTATGAAAACCGAAAAATTATTTTGGCAAGTTCAAGAACAGAAAATGTTTAGCGATCGCTTTGTGCAAATAGACCGTTACAATGGACAAAATATTACCGATCGCGCTACAGGCGATCGCGGAGACGTAGACTTAAAAAATAAAATTGCCAAACTGGGAAAAAATGGGCAAATTACCTTTACTGAACCGCCAATGCAAATTGTTAGTAACGCTATTATTTGGAACTTAAATACTAAAATAGTCTCCTCAACCCAACCTGTTACTATTTACCAAAGAAAGCAACAAATCACTTTAATAGCTAACCAAGGTAGAGTTGAATTAACCCCACAAATTGCTTACTTAGTAGGCGGCGTTCAAGGTACAGGTCAAAAACCACCTTCAAACCTAAGAACCGATCAAATGACTTGGTATTTGGAAACTCAAAAATTTGCCGCCATTGGCAACGTTTTCTATCAACAAAACGACCCACCATTAACTTTAAATGGCCCCCAAGCTTTTGGAGAATTAAAAGAGCAAAAAATTGTGATTACTGGTAATGGCGATAAAGCGCCAGTGGTAACTCAAATAGTGCCAAATTCTAAAGGCAAGGGGGCAGGGGAGTAG
- a CDS encoding D-alanyl-D-alanine carboxypeptidase: MLELFSSGLMSVWLDMAGIQRSELNSTQEMVWPGNAGFVLAAAPEPQTASIVEQYLQELGKKNPIAEQAIWMQSGPVVLANNQGTTPLPAASLTKIATSLAALSTWDHSHQFETLISATGPINNGVLQGDLIVIGNGDPLFVWEDGIALANSLNRLGIKKVTGKLVIRGRFSMNENLNPMTSGQLLMKSFNSRTWTRPIIFRYSLMPKGTPKPQLQILGGVKLENPQTGPQQTKPNLLLRHRSLTLTQLLKEMNIFSSNNMSEIIAESLGGAQVVRRLAANAAGVPLGEIQLINGSGLGVENRISARAVCAMLMALQRKLQPLGLTIGDFFPVSGRDRNGTMSRRHLPQATVIKTGTLRNVSALAGVMPTRDRGLVWFAIINRGNDVMGLRAKQDSLLQNLIQQWGISLTPPSVVLPTPASINYMKQIGASDRNQIILKSRR, from the coding sequence GTGTTGGAACTATTTAGCTCTGGGTTAATGTCAGTCTGGCTAGATATGGCGGGAATTCAACGTTCTGAATTGAATTCTACACAAGAAATGGTTTGGCCTGGTAATGCAGGATTTGTGTTGGCAGCTGCGCCAGAGCCACAAACGGCAAGTATAGTTGAGCAATATTTACAGGAGTTAGGGAAAAAAAATCCGATCGCAGAACAAGCTATTTGGATGCAGTCGGGGCCTGTAGTATTAGCGAATAATCAAGGTACAACTCCTTTACCCGCAGCCTCTCTAACGAAGATTGCCACTTCTTTGGCTGCCCTATCTACCTGGGATCATTCACACCAGTTTGAGACGCTAATTAGTGCCACAGGGCCAATAAACAACGGGGTATTGCAAGGAGACTTGATAGTTATTGGAAATGGCGATCCCTTGTTTGTTTGGGAAGACGGCATTGCATTGGCTAATTCTTTAAATCGGTTGGGAATTAAAAAAGTAACTGGAAAATTGGTGATTCGGGGCAGATTTTCGATGAATGAAAATCTGAATCCGATGACTTCAGGTCAACTGTTGATGAAATCTTTTAATTCCCGTACATGGACTAGACCAATAATTTTTCGCTATTCCCTAATGCCTAAAGGGACTCCCAAACCACAATTACAAATTTTGGGTGGAGTGAAATTAGAAAATCCACAAACAGGGCCACAACAAACTAAACCAAATTTATTATTACGTCACCGTTCTTTAACTCTGACCCAATTGCTGAAAGAAATGAATATTTTCAGTAGTAATAATATGTCAGAAATTATTGCGGAATCTTTGGGTGGAGCGCAAGTGGTACGAAGATTGGCGGCGAATGCTGCGGGAGTGCCTTTAGGGGAAATACAATTAATTAATGGTTCTGGTTTAGGTGTGGAAAATCGAATTTCGGCTAGGGCAGTTTGTGCTATGTTAATGGCGCTACAACGAAAATTGCAACCTTTAGGATTAACGATCGGTGATTTTTTTCCTGTTTCTGGACGCGATCGCAATGGTACGATGTCACGTCGTCATTTACCCCAAGCAACGGTGATTAAAACGGGGACTCTACGCAATGTTAGTGCTTTGGCGGGGGTCATGCCAACACGCGATCGGGGTTTGGTTTGGTTTGCTATTATTAATCGCGGTAATGATGTCATGGGTTTACGCGCTAAACAAGACAGTTTATTACAAAATTTGATTCAACAATGGGGAATCTCTTTAACTCCTCCTTCTGTAGTTCTTCCCACCCCCGCCAGTATCAACTACATGAAACAAATTGGTGCAAGCGATCGCAATCAAATTATCCTAAAAAGCAGAAGGTAA
- the plsX gene encoding phosphate acyltransferase PlsX: protein MGSARARIAIDAMGGDHAPAEIVAGALRAREELDVEILLVGDSSQIEAALSQHGNSFPVEIVPSEGTIEMHEEPLSGIKRKPKASINVAMDLVKQKRADAVVSAGHSGAAMAAALLRLGRLKGIDRPAIGAVLPTILADKSVLLLDVGANVDCRPKFLEQFAVMGSIYSQYVLGVEQPKVALLNIGEEPGKGNDLAFRTHQMLAENSKISFVGNAEGRDVLSGNFDVVVCDGFVGNVLLKFAEAVGSVLLQILKEELPQGLHGLLGTALLKPNLKRIKQRVDHAEHGGGLLLGVAGICIISHGSSQAPSIFNAIRLAKEAIDHQVLDRITSNYHQPAAPAAEVES from the coding sequence ATGGGATCAGCTAGGGCACGAATTGCAATAGACGCGATGGGTGGGGATCATGCTCCCGCCGAAATCGTCGCTGGCGCACTTAGAGCAAGAGAAGAATTAGACGTAGAAATTCTACTGGTAGGCGATTCTTCTCAAATTGAAGCGGCTCTAAGTCAACACGGGAATTCTTTTCCAGTGGAAATTGTGCCTTCTGAAGGCACGATCGAAATGCACGAAGAACCGCTAAGCGGAATCAAACGTAAGCCGAAAGCTTCTATCAATGTCGCTATGGATTTGGTGAAGCAAAAACGGGCTGATGCAGTGGTTTCCGCCGGACATTCTGGCGCAGCAATGGCAGCAGCACTGTTGCGTTTGGGCAGGTTGAAGGGGATCGATCGACCAGCTATCGGCGCAGTTTTACCAACCATCTTGGCTGATAAATCGGTGTTGCTTCTCGATGTTGGGGCAAATGTCGATTGTCGTCCCAAGTTCTTGGAACAGTTTGCTGTCATGGGATCGATTTACAGCCAGTATGTTCTAGGTGTGGAACAACCGAAAGTCGCTTTACTCAATATCGGTGAAGAACCTGGTAAGGGTAATGACTTGGCATTTCGCACTCACCAAATGTTGGCAGAGAATAGCAAAATTTCTTTTGTCGGCAATGCGGAAGGTCGTGATGTCCTTTCTGGTAACTTTGATGTGGTGGTTTGTGATGGCTTTGTCGGCAATGTCTTGCTAAAATTTGCCGAGGCTGTGGGTTCTGTGTTATTGCAAATCCTCAAGGAAGAGTTACCCCAAGGCTTACATGGTTTATTGGGTACAGCTTTGCTTAAACCAAACCTAAAACGGATTAAGCAGCGGGTAGATCATGCCGAACATGGCGGTGGGTTGCTTTTAGGTGTAGCCGGAATTTGTATTATTAGTCATGGGTCTTCCCAAGCTCCTTCGATTTTTAATGCGATTCGGTTGGCGAAAGAAGCGATCGATCACCAAGTACTAGACAGAATTACATCTAACTATCACCAACCTGCTGCACCAGCGGCTGAGGTCGAGTCATAA
- a CDS encoding beta-ketoacyl-ACP synthase III: protein MLQQFGKGVAITGSGAATPAVSLTNQDLSQIVDTSDEWISSRTGIQQRRLAMPGQSLCELASIAGENAIAMAGIAPEDIDLIILATSTADDLFGTASQIQGKIGATKAVAFDLTAACSGFVFALVTGAQFIRNGVYRNVLLIGGDVLSRWVDWSDRRTCILFGDGAGAVVMQAVESDVADSEVSDTANATLRDRLLGFEIRSDGTQNHYLNLSYKGEAKELIAGVSVEQGNFQPITMNGQEVYRFAVKRVPEVIEKALFRANLTVDQVDWLILHQANQRILDAVAQRLKIPPEKVISNLANYGNTSAASIPIALDEAVREGKIKVGDTIATAGFGAGLTWGAAIFQWGK from the coding sequence ATGTTGCAGCAATTCGGAAAAGGCGTTGCCATCACTGGAAGTGGTGCTGCAACACCAGCGGTTTCTTTAACTAATCAGGATCTCAGTCAGATTGTCGATACGTCTGATGAATGGATTTCCTCTCGTACAGGAATTCAGCAGCGGCGCTTGGCAATGCCCGGTCAATCTTTGTGTGAGTTGGCTAGCATTGCTGGAGAAAACGCGATCGCAATGGCTGGGATCGCTCCTGAAGATATTGATTTGATTATCCTGGCAACTTCTACCGCAGACGATCTGTTTGGCACTGCTAGCCAAATTCAAGGCAAAATCGGCGCAACTAAAGCTGTAGCGTTTGACCTCACGGCGGCTTGTTCCGGTTTTGTCTTTGCTTTGGTTACAGGTGCCCAATTCATCCGCAACGGCGTTTATCGTAATGTGTTGTTAATCGGGGGCGATGTCCTCTCTCGTTGGGTAGATTGGTCAGATAGACGCACTTGTATTCTCTTTGGCGATGGCGCTGGGGCAGTGGTAATGCAAGCCGTTGAGTCGGATGTAGCTGATTCAGAGGTGAGCGATACTGCTAACGCAACGCTGCGCGACCGTTTATTAGGATTTGAAATCCGCAGCGACGGCACCCAAAATCATTATCTCAACCTCAGTTACAAAGGGGAAGCAAAAGAATTAATTGCCGGAGTTTCAGTTGAGCAAGGCAATTTTCAACCAATTACAATGAACGGACAAGAAGTTTATCGCTTCGCCGTCAAACGAGTCCCCGAAGTAATTGAAAAAGCCCTGTTTCGCGCCAATTTAACAGTTGACCAAGTAGATTGGTTAATCTTGCATCAAGCTAACCAAAGAATACTTGATGCTGTAGCGCAACGGCTGAAAATTCCCCCTGAAAAAGTGATTAGTAACCTCGCCAATTATGGCAATACCTCTGCCGCTTCAATTCCCATTGCTTTAGATGAAGCTGTTAGAGAAGGCAAAATAAAAGTAGGTGATACGATCGCCACTGCTGGTTTTGGTGCTGGCTTAACTTGGGGTGCAGCAATCTTTCAATGGGGTAAATAA
- a CDS encoding Uma2 family endonuclease: MSFTVRDLEKFRSQLSPEYEDYQLELQEGNIVVMGPSDIESSEIGAELIRLLGNWVKPRRLGRIFDSSGGFIMPNTDIRAPDVSFVSRERLRQPLRAFGELVPDLVVEIKSRTDRIKKLQNKIQMFLELGARVGILIDPDEQTVTVYRSDSEPIIFHNQQTLTIPELFPGWELPINELWPPIFD; encoded by the coding sequence ATGTCTTTCACTGTTCGGGATTTAGAAAAATTTCGATCGCAACTCTCCCCAGAATATGAGGATTATCAACTAGAGTTGCAAGAAGGAAACATCGTCGTTATGGGACCGTCAGATATTGAATCTAGCGAAATTGGCGCTGAATTGATTCGACTTTTGGGAAATTGGGTAAAACCTCGCAGACTAGGACGAATTTTTGATTCTAGTGGTGGGTTTATTATGCCCAATACCGACATCAGAGCGCCAGATGTTTCCTTCGTTTCGCGGGAAAGACTCAGACAACCATTAAGAGCTTTTGGTGAATTAGTACCTGATTTAGTAGTAGAAATTAAATCCCGTACAGACAGAATCAAAAAGCTGCAAAACAAAATTCAAATGTTTTTAGAATTGGGAGCCAGAGTAGGAATATTAATCGATCCAGATGAACAAACAGTAACAGTGTATCGTTCTGACAGTGAGCCAATAATTTTCCATAATCAACAAACCCTCACTATTCCAGAATTATTCCCTGGCTGGGAACTGCCCATAAATGAATTATGGCCTCCAATATTTGATTAA
- the fabD gene encoding ACP S-malonyltransferase — protein MTKTAWVFPGQGSQATGMGVDLLEFPQAKDKFSQAEQILGWSVLEISQSQEDKLSHTLYTQPCLYVVESILAELIRAKGQQPNLVAGHSLGEYVALHVAGVFDFETGLRLVKKRAELMDSAAGGMMAALIGFDEKQLTELIEQTPDVVLANDNSSAQVVISGTPEAVETVLSQVKAKRAVKLNVSGAFHSPLMAPASAEFQKVLDAATFNNAEVPVMSNVDPTPATEAAVLKQRLSQQMTGSVRWREICLALPETGVEKVVEVGPGKVLTGLIKRTCPNLNLENISSASDLPT, from the coding sequence ATGACAAAAACTGCATGGGTGTTTCCCGGACAAGGTTCACAAGCAACTGGCATGGGTGTAGATTTGTTAGAATTTCCCCAAGCCAAAGATAAATTTTCCCAAGCCGAACAAATTTTAGGTTGGTCAGTTTTAGAAATTAGCCAAAGTCAAGAAGATAAACTGTCTCATACCCTTTACACTCAGCCTTGTTTATACGTAGTTGAAAGCATTTTAGCCGAATTAATCCGAGCTAAAGGTCAACAACCAAATTTAGTTGCCGGACACAGTTTAGGGGAATATGTCGCCCTTCACGTTGCAGGCGTTTTTGACTTTGAAACAGGTTTACGCCTGGTAAAAAAACGCGCAGAATTAATGGATAGTGCCGCCGGAGGAATGATGGCAGCGTTAATTGGATTTGATGAAAAACAATTAACAGAATTAATTGAACAAACGCCAGACGTAGTATTAGCAAACGATAACAGTTCCGCCCAAGTAGTAATTTCTGGAACACCAGAAGCAGTAGAAACTGTATTATCTCAAGTTAAAGCCAAACGCGCAGTTAAATTAAATGTTTCTGGTGCTTTTCACTCCCCATTAATGGCACCAGCATCAGCAGAATTTCAGAAAGTTTTAGACGCTGCTACCTTTAACAATGCTGAAGTTCCAGTAATGTCAAATGTTGACCCGACACCAGCAACAGAAGCCGCTGTTTTAAAACAACGCCTTTCTCAACAAATGACAGGTTCAGTACGTTGGCGAGAAATTTGTTTAGCTTTACCGGAAACAGGTGTAGAAAAAGTAGTAGAAGTCGGTCCCGGAAAAGTTCTCACAGGTTTAATTAAACGCACCTGCCCTAATCTAAACTTAGAAAATATTAGTAGCGCCTCTGATTTACCAACTTAG
- a CDS encoding lysophospholipid acyltransferase family protein, producing MPKNREPLVSLMLYHAFKWSVVSPMLHLYFRGKIYGAEQVPQEGPLLVVSNHASNFDPPIVSCSVRRPVAFMAKEELFDVPVLGQAIRLYGAYPVNRLSADRSAIRSALQCLEQGWATGVFLQGTRTPDGKITQPKLGAALIAAKAKAPLLPVSLWGTEKIEQKGSAIPQLVPVTVRIGEVIPPPSSSSKDELEAVTQKCTAAINALHDLGR from the coding sequence ATGCCGAAAAACCGGGAACCATTGGTTAGTTTAATGCTTTACCACGCCTTTAAATGGTCAGTGGTTAGTCCGATGTTACACCTCTATTTTCGGGGGAAAATTTATGGTGCGGAACAGGTGCCACAGGAAGGGCCATTATTAGTAGTCAGCAATCATGCAAGTAATTTTGACCCGCCAATTGTTTCCTGTTCGGTACGCCGTCCGGTTGCTTTTATGGCGAAGGAAGAGTTGTTTGATGTGCCAGTTTTGGGTCAAGCAATTCGGTTGTATGGTGCTTATCCGGTAAATCGGTTGTCTGCCGATCGCAGCGCCATTCGTTCCGCTTTACAATGTCTAGAGCAAGGATGGGCAACAGGCGTATTTTTACAGGGTACTCGCACCCCCGACGGTAAGATTACCCAACCAAAATTAGGCGCAGCTTTAATAGCAGCAAAAGCTAAAGCACCTTTATTGCCAGTTAGTTTGTGGGGTACGGAAAAAATTGAACAAAAAGGTTCAGCTATTCCGCAACTAGTACCCGTAACAGTAAGAATAGGCGAAGTAATCCCGCCTCCTAGTTCTAGCAGTAAAGATGAATTGGAAGCAGTGACACAAAAATGCACCGCCGCAATTAATGCGCTACACGATTTGGGTCGATAA
- a CDS encoding DUF2288 domain-containing protein, whose amino-acid sequence MQDLKAELTASVDEAEWQWLLPHVVRDSLIVVTPELNIVDVGMAIANNNVSLVQNWISQELIHKPSLTQMSDWQANLSKRFNALIVRPFVLIQEPIVTNPTSP is encoded by the coding sequence ATGCAAGATTTAAAAGCAGAATTAACAGCATCCGTAGATGAAGCAGAATGGCAATGGTTATTGCCTCATGTTGTGCGGGATTCCTTAATTGTTGTGACTCCTGAACTTAATATAGTGGATGTGGGGATGGCGATCGCAAATAATAATGTATCTTTAGTGCAAAATTGGATTAGTCAAGAACTAATTCATAAACCATCTCTAACTCAAATGAGCGATTGGCAAGCCAATCTCAGCAAAAGATTTAATGCCCTAATAGTACGGCCTTTCGTATTAATTCAAGAACCAATTGTCACTAATCCAACTTCTCCTTAA